The genomic segment GCTAGGAAAGGAAAGGCAGaggaaaaaagcacaaaaaaaaaattttcctgGCTTCAAAATATTTGTCTAAATATTTCTGCACCGCAGCGTCTGCCACAGTGAACCTCACAATGCAAAGGGAAGCCTTCCAAGCAAACGAGATATCACAATTCAGCCTTCTTACGAGACGCATCCTGTACAGTCTCGTTTTGCCCTTTCAATTCCTCATGTAAATAAAAATTCATCTTGCTATTCTTCATTTGCACTAGAAAGCTGCGTTTAGTCCGTGACCACTTTGGACTATTTACCAATCCAATAATCTGGTTAAACTGGGTAGGACAACCTTGCAAATGTCCCAAAATAGTTTATATAATTATAACCTATAATAGTATTTGTCTTTGCCAACAGCTGCCCCAATGCAGACTTCTGTATTGTATTGAAAACTTTACTCGTCTACCTAAAAGGATAGGATGGGGACCCTGCTCATGAGTCATGTCGGAAAGCTTGCTAATTTTAAAAGTACTCAGAATTAATGCTAAATTAAACATTTCATCAGAAGCCATTCATGTGGGAGCCGGAGTCGGGACATTACAGGAGGGTGCATTTTCCCTTCTCCACCCATGGGTTGCTTTTCATAAGATCTGGATTCAGGAACGGGTCGTTGGGAACGCCGTCTTCTATCCATTTAATCAGCCTAGAGGGAGGGAAGCAGACGACAAAGAGAAAGGCAAGTGGATTCAGTCACTGAAACTCAATCATGTCCATTGACCAAaataaaaactaaa from the Rhinatrema bivittatum chromosome 14, aRhiBiv1.1, whole genome shotgun sequence genome contains:
- the GNG13 gene encoding guanine nucleotide-binding protein G(I)/G(S)/G(O) subunit gamma-13, whose product is MDDEIDVPQMKKEIESLKHQLAFKREMSSKSIPELIKWIEDGVPNDPFLNPDLMKSNPWVEKGKCTLL